A genomic stretch from Lagenorhynchus albirostris chromosome 12, mLagAlb1.1, whole genome shotgun sequence includes:
- the TRMT11 gene encoding tRNA (guanine(10)-N2)-methyltransferase homolog isoform X6 — MDLCGLLIASAHFGAYVYGTDIDYNTVHGLGKASRKNQKWRGPDENIRANLRQYGLEKYYLDVLVSDASKPSWRKGTYFDAVITDPPYGIRESTRRTGSQKEIPKGIEKCPESHVPVSLSYHLSDMFFDLLNFAAETLVLGGRLVYWLPVYTPEYTEEMVPWHPCLKLISNCEQKLSGRTSRRLITMEKVKGFENRDQYSHLLSDHFLPYQGHNSFREKYFSGVTKRIAKEEKSSQE, encoded by the exons ATGGATCTCT gtGGCCTTCTGATAGCATCTGCTCATTTTGGTGCATATGTATATGGGACAGACATAGACTACAACACCGTTCATGGCTTGG gAAAGGCTAGTAGGAAAAACCAGAAATGGAGAGGACCAGATGAAAACATTAGGGCAAATCTTCGTCAATATGGTTTAGAGAAGTATTACCTTGATGTCCTGGTTTCAGATGCATCTAAACCTTCTTGGAGGAAGGGCACATACTTTGATGCAGTCATCACTGATc CTCCATATGGTATTAGAGAGTCTACAAGAAGAACAGGTTCACAAAAGGAAATACCAAAGGGGATAGAAAAATG tCCAGAAAGCCACGTTCCTGTTTCCTTGAGTTATCATCTGAGTGATATGTTTTTTGACCTGTTAAACTTTGCAGCTGAGACCCTCGTATTAGGTGGAAGACTAGTCTATTGGTTACCAGTGTACACACCAGA ATACACTGAAGAGATGGTACCCTGGCACCCTTGCTTGAAACTCATCAGCAACTGTGAGCAGAAGCTTTCCGGTCGCACATCAAGGCGCTTGATAACGATGGAAAAGGTGAAGGGATTTGAG AACCGGGACCAGTATTCACATCTGCTGAGTGATCACTTTCTGCCGTACCAAGGTCATAATTCCTTCCGTGAGAAATATTTCAGTGGGGTAACAAAAAGAATTGCCAAGGAAGAAAAATCTAGCCAGGAATGA